Proteins encoded within one genomic window of Streptomyces sp. NBC_01314:
- a CDS encoding aspartate transaminase, with the protein MAGTSTTSGVAERVRRIKPSPSTAAAQRVRELKARGLDILDLTVGEPDFDTPDHVKAAAIEAIRQGDTKYTPVNGTPALRAAIAHKLAERHGLHCSDDRITVGGGAKQVIFLALMATLNAGDEVVIPTPYWVSYPDMVLANDGTPVIVPCPEADGFKLTPQRLESAITARTRWVILNTPGNPTGAAYTVDELHALADVLLDHPHVQVLTDEIYDEIWYEPGQVPSLAAAEPRLTDRVFLTNGVSKTYAMTGWRIGYGVGSASLVAAINTLQSQISSCPSSISQAAAAAALTGDQDFVRECVAVYRGRRDVTVKLVNDIPGLSCTPPSGGFYAFVSCADVLGKRTPTGEVIRTDEEFTRYLLESQQVAVIHGGAYGAPGYFRISFATSADVLTEACEGIARACAELS; encoded by the coding sequence ATGGCAGGCACTTCGACCACTTCCGGCGTGGCGGAGCGCGTACGCCGCATCAAGCCGTCGCCGAGCACCGCGGCCGCCCAGCGCGTACGTGAGCTGAAGGCGCGGGGTCTCGACATCCTCGATCTCACCGTCGGTGAACCGGACTTCGACACCCCCGACCATGTGAAGGCCGCCGCGATCGAGGCGATTCGGCAGGGGGACACCAAGTACACCCCGGTCAACGGGACACCGGCGCTGCGGGCCGCCATCGCGCACAAGCTGGCGGAACGCCACGGACTCCACTGCTCCGACGACCGGATCACAGTCGGCGGCGGAGCGAAGCAGGTCATCTTCCTCGCGCTGATGGCCACCCTGAACGCGGGCGACGAGGTCGTCATCCCCACGCCGTACTGGGTGTCGTACCCGGACATGGTGCTCGCCAACGACGGCACACCGGTCATCGTGCCCTGCCCCGAAGCGGACGGCTTCAAGCTGACCCCGCAGCGGCTGGAGTCCGCGATCACCGCCCGCACCCGCTGGGTCATCCTCAACACCCCGGGCAACCCCACGGGAGCCGCCTACACGGTCGACGAACTCCACGCGCTGGCCGACGTGTTGCTCGACCACCCGCACGTCCAGGTACTGACCGACGAGATCTACGACGAGATCTGGTACGAGCCGGGCCAGGTCCCCAGCCTCGCCGCCGCCGAACCACGACTGACCGACCGGGTGTTCCTCACCAACGGCGTCTCCAAGACCTACGCGATGACCGGCTGGCGCATCGGTTACGGAGTCGGCTCCGCCTCATTGGTGGCGGCGATCAACACCCTCCAGTCGCAGATCTCGTCGTGCCCGTCGTCGATCAGCCAGGCCGCCGCGGCCGCCGCGCTCACCGGAGACCAGGACTTCGTACGCGAGTGTGTCGCCGTCTACCGCGGCCGCCGCGACGTGACGGTGAAGCTGGTCAACGACATCCCGGGCCTGTCCTGCACGCCACCCAGCGGCGGCTTCTATGCCTTCGTCAGCTGCGCAGACGTACTCGGGAAGCGGACCCCCACGGGCGAAGTGATCCGCACGGACGAGGAGTTCACCCGCTACCTGCTGGAGTCACAGCAGGTAGCGGTGATCCACGGCGGCGCATACGGCGCACCGGGTTACTTCCGTATCTCCTTCGCGACGTCGGCCGACGTCCTCACCGAGGCCTGCGAGGGCATCGCCCGCGCCTGCGCGGAACTCTCCTGA
- a CDS encoding 2-hydroxyacid dehydrogenase — protein sequence MKQRVLTTRADLLGGSLARLASQAEVVGWTGTGKPDPADLAVLARDVSAILALGNDRVDAALLDAAGPTLRVVALASMGYDAVDRDAAAERGVVVTHTPGVLAETTADLTFALILMARRRLGAARDSLAAGQWDLFRMDDYLGLDVHGATLGVIGYGQIGRAVARRAQGFGMRLLHHDPSAPDDTLSKSVDLPTLLAEADIISLHVPLTPQTRHLIGAAELAAMKPTATLVSTSRGGVVDENALTRALRDGVIHSAGLDVFEREPMGRDLSPLVGEPHVVTLPHIGSATEATRAAMVDLAVDNIRDVLAGGPARTPLPGSSATPGARR from the coding sequence ATGAAGCAGCGTGTGCTCACCACCCGGGCGGACCTCCTCGGCGGGAGTCTCGCCCGCCTGGCATCCCAGGCCGAGGTCGTGGGTTGGACGGGCACGGGCAAGCCCGATCCGGCGGATCTGGCCGTACTGGCGAGGGACGTGAGCGCCATCCTGGCCTTGGGCAACGACCGGGTGGACGCCGCCCTGCTGGATGCGGCCGGGCCCACGCTGCGCGTCGTGGCGCTGGCGAGCATGGGCTACGACGCGGTCGACCGGGACGCGGCGGCCGAACGCGGTGTCGTGGTCACCCACACTCCCGGCGTTCTCGCCGAGACCACCGCCGACCTCACCTTCGCGCTCATCCTCATGGCCCGCAGACGGCTCGGCGCTGCTCGCGACTCACTGGCCGCCGGTCAGTGGGACCTGTTCCGGATGGACGACTACCTGGGCCTGGACGTGCACGGTGCCACGCTCGGCGTGATCGGCTACGGCCAGATCGGACGAGCGGTGGCGCGCCGTGCGCAGGGCTTCGGCATGCGGCTCCTCCACCACGACCCGAGTGCACCCGACGACACCCTCTCCAAGTCCGTGGACCTGCCCACCCTCCTTGCCGAGGCCGACATCATCTCGCTGCACGTCCCCCTCACCCCGCAGACGCGTCACCTCATCGGCGCCGCCGAACTGGCGGCCATGAAGCCCACCGCCACCCTCGTCAGCACCTCGCGGGGTGGTGTCGTCGACGAGAATGCCCTGACCCGGGCACTGCGCGACGGGGTCATCCACTCGGCGGGCCTGGACGTCTTCGAGCGCGAACCCATGGGACGTGACCTCTCTCCGCTGGTCGGCGAGCCCCATGTGGTCACGCTTCCGCACATCGGTTCGGCCACCGAGGCCACGCGGGCTGCGATGGTGGACCTCGCGGTGGACAACATCCGGGACGTACTAGCCGGAGGACCGGCGCGCACTCCGCTGCCGGGCAGCTCGGCCACCCCTGGCGCGCGCCGCTGA
- a CDS encoding biotin-dependent carboxyltransferase family protein — MADTLTIHRAGMAAVQDLGRFGRSRYGLPVNGALDQHSARVANVLCGNDEGAPLLEITALDFSCTPSTDVLVAVTGAPADLTVDGVARPQWEPLSVRSGETIRISGIRHGIRVYLAVLGSVNAPYLQGSCAPDTILGFGRSLRDGDELGLQRHCPPVDHPDFRIPLFRLRAPVPRFPTPWTIDVTDGPDLAEFGDTAGRLFRSEFTVSPQSNHVGLRMAGDIPRRVATGEVLSRGVPVGAVEIPAGDELLVLHRGRGVTAGYPVLAVVTATGLSALGQVGPGQSVRFRRRTVAEAVAAHRSQRGAVHALQSRVRTVFDALRIPSPARAVPLSPWGKPPSLPADRRTT, encoded by the coding sequence ATGGCTGACACCCTCACCATCCACCGGGCCGGCATGGCGGCCGTGCAGGACCTGGGCCGGTTCGGGCGCTCCCGCTACGGCCTGCCGGTCAACGGCGCGCTCGACCAGCACTCCGCCCGCGTCGCCAACGTGCTCTGCGGCAACGACGAGGGCGCGCCGCTGCTGGAGATCACCGCTCTGGACTTCAGCTGCACGCCGTCGACCGACGTACTCGTCGCGGTGACCGGCGCGCCCGCGGACCTGACCGTCGACGGCGTCGCACGACCGCAGTGGGAACCCCTCTCCGTACGGTCCGGCGAGACGATCCGCATCAGCGGCATCCGGCACGGCATCCGGGTCTACCTGGCCGTGCTCGGCTCGGTGAACGCTCCTTACCTGCAAGGCAGTTGCGCCCCCGACACGATCCTCGGCTTCGGCCGCTCACTGCGCGACGGCGACGAGCTCGGACTCCAGCGGCACTGCCCGCCCGTCGACCATCCGGACTTCCGCATCCCGCTGTTCCGGCTGCGCGCACCCGTGCCCCGCTTCCCGACGCCGTGGACGATCGACGTGACCGACGGCCCCGACCTCGCCGAGTTCGGTGACACGGCGGGCCGGCTGTTCCGGTCGGAGTTCACCGTGAGCCCGCAGAGCAACCACGTCGGACTGCGGATGGCCGGCGACATACCCAGGCGCGTCGCGACCGGCGAGGTGCTCTCACGTGGCGTACCCGTCGGAGCTGTCGAGATCCCCGCGGGCGACGAGCTGCTCGTCCTGCACCGAGGCCGCGGCGTCACCGCCGGCTATCCGGTACTCGCGGTCGTGACCGCGACCGGTCTGTCCGCCCTCGGCCAGGTCGGACCGGGCCAGTCCGTCCGCTTCCGGCGCCGGACCGTCGCCGAGGCGGTGGCCGCCCACCGTTCCCAGCGTGGCGCCGTCCACGCCCTCCAGAGCCGAGTGCGCACCGTCTTCGACGCCCTGCGCATCCCCAGCCCCGCACGCGCCGTCCCTCTCTCCCCCTGGGGGAAGCCCCCCAGCCTGCCAGCAGACAGGAGAACGACATGA
- the nac gene encoding nitrogen assimilation transcriptional regulator NAC, with product MDTRRLYSFVKIVDAGSITRAADILHIAQPALSQQLSALEAQFKQQLLIRSKRGVAPTEAGRALYRHAQLILRQIDLAHAAVDVSGRAPAGSVSVGLAPYSMGAALALPLLRSVRERYPDILLHINENFGGVISEAIMTGRMDMAFIYGAGPLRGVQFEPLRTEDLFLIAAPGGAVPPGDGDVPLEELAGVGLLLPSRIHTIRQVVDAAFQHASLEPKVVGEIESVLTLVSAVGADLGATVLPWSAARAILDVRNLVVRRIVDPAIQVKLSLCTSDHQPLSEPALAVHDLFHELITEFGEGDTST from the coding sequence ATGGACACCAGGCGTCTCTACTCGTTCGTAAAGATCGTGGATGCCGGGAGCATCACGCGCGCGGCCGACATCCTGCACATCGCGCAGCCCGCGCTCAGCCAGCAACTCTCGGCGCTGGAAGCCCAGTTCAAGCAGCAACTACTGATCCGCAGCAAACGCGGCGTCGCCCCGACCGAGGCCGGCCGCGCGCTGTACCGTCACGCCCAGCTCATCCTGCGCCAGATCGACCTCGCCCACGCGGCGGTCGACGTCTCCGGACGGGCACCTGCGGGCAGCGTCTCGGTGGGGCTTGCCCCCTACAGCATGGGCGCGGCGCTCGCGCTCCCGCTGCTCAGGAGCGTGCGCGAGCGCTACCCCGACATCCTGCTGCACATCAACGAGAACTTCGGCGGCGTGATCAGCGAGGCGATTATGACCGGCCGTATGGACATGGCGTTCATCTACGGGGCCGGGCCGCTGCGGGGCGTGCAGTTCGAGCCGCTGCGCACCGAGGACCTGTTCCTGATCGCCGCGCCGGGCGGAGCCGTGCCACCCGGCGACGGCGATGTCCCCCTCGAAGAGCTGGCCGGTGTCGGCCTGTTGCTGCCCAGCCGCATCCACACCATCAGGCAGGTCGTCGACGCCGCGTTCCAGCACGCATCGCTCGAACCCAAGGTGGTCGGCGAGATCGAGTCGGTCCTGACCCTGGTCAGCGCGGTGGGCGCCGACCTCGGGGCGACGGTCCTGCCCTGGTCCGCGGCGCGCGCGATCCTCGACGTGCGGAATCTGGTGGTTCGCCGGATCGTCGACCCGGCGATCCAGGTCAAACTGTCCCTGTGTACCTCCGACCACCAACCGCTGTCGGAGCCCGCGCTCGCCGTGCACGACCTGTTCCATGAATTGATCACGGAATTCGGTGAAGGCGACACCTCAACGTAA
- a CDS encoding 4-carboxy-4-hydroxy-2-oxoadipate aldolase/oxaloacetate decarboxylase: MVLHVNTKFDRPDPALIAQLSTYSAATIHEAQGRLGALDSTIKPVDSAMSLCGPAFTVRCAPRDNIMLQVAIAHAQPGDVIVVSAGEYAEAGSFGDVLANACVAKELGGLVTDTGVRDTQELRTLGFPVFSYSVCIKGTVKETIGPMAEPVLIGGEIIRPGDVVRADADGVVVVRREDVADVVRKSQERVDAEDAYIAAYRSGKSVIEVSNLAAVLEAKGLVIDA; encoded by the coding sequence ATGGTTCTTCACGTCAACACCAAGTTCGACCGGCCCGATCCGGCGCTCATCGCGCAGCTGAGCACATACTCCGCCGCCACCATCCACGAGGCACAGGGCCGCCTCGGCGCACTCGACTCGACGATCAAACCGGTCGACTCCGCCATGTCCCTGTGCGGCCCCGCGTTCACCGTGCGCTGCGCGCCCCGCGACAACATCATGCTTCAGGTCGCCATCGCCCACGCACAGCCCGGCGACGTCATCGTGGTCTCCGCCGGCGAGTACGCGGAAGCCGGCTCCTTCGGCGACGTCCTCGCAAACGCCTGCGTGGCCAAGGAACTTGGCGGTCTGGTCACCGACACCGGCGTCCGCGACACCCAGGAGCTGCGCACGCTCGGCTTCCCGGTGTTCTCGTACAGCGTCTGCATCAAGGGCACCGTCAAGGAGACCATCGGGCCGATGGCCGAACCGGTACTGATCGGCGGCGAGATCATCCGCCCCGGAGACGTAGTACGTGCGGACGCCGACGGCGTCGTGGTCGTACGACGCGAGGACGTGGCCGACGTCGTACGCAAAAGCCAGGAGCGCGTCGACGCCGAAGACGCGTACATCGCCGCCTACCGCTCCGGAAAGAGCGTGATCGAGGTGAGCAACCTGGCCGCGGTACTTGAAGCCAAAGGACTGGTCATCGACGCGTAG
- a CDS encoding LamB/YcsF family protein, which produces MTHTVDLVADLGEGFGAYTMGDDEALLDVLTSANVACGFHAGDPRIMDATVRHCVQRGVAVGAHPSFPDLVGFGRRAMDLTPDEVRTDVLYQIGALQAFAAAHGTRVRHVAPHGRLGNLVATRPDYAAAVADAVASLDRSLIVLAQDGALADAARARDLRVGIVGIADRAYRDDGTLVPRSEPGAVIHEKGEIAERTIRMVTEGVVRSVGGRDIPVDCDTVLLHGDTPGAISLAHRVREDLLAAGVKITALADVLDHKAA; this is translated from the coding sequence ATGACGCACACGGTTGATCTCGTGGCCGACCTCGGCGAGGGGTTCGGCGCCTACACCATGGGCGATGACGAGGCCCTCCTCGACGTGCTCACATCGGCCAACGTCGCGTGCGGTTTCCACGCGGGCGACCCCCGCATCATGGACGCCACCGTCCGCCACTGCGTCCAGCGCGGCGTGGCCGTGGGCGCGCACCCCAGCTTTCCCGATCTCGTCGGGTTCGGCCGCCGCGCGATGGACCTGACGCCGGACGAGGTCCGCACCGACGTGCTCTACCAGATCGGTGCGCTCCAGGCGTTCGCCGCCGCACACGGCACCCGCGTACGGCATGTGGCACCGCACGGCCGGCTCGGCAACCTGGTCGCGACCCGGCCCGACTACGCGGCAGCCGTGGCCGACGCGGTCGCCTCGCTCGACCGGTCGCTGATCGTGCTGGCGCAGGACGGCGCGCTCGCCGACGCCGCACGCGCCCGCGACCTGCGGGTGGGCATCGTCGGGATCGCCGACCGGGCCTACCGCGACGACGGCACGCTGGTGCCGAGGAGCGAGCCGGGCGCGGTCATCCACGAGAAGGGGGAGATCGCCGAGCGGACGATCCGCATGGTGACCGAGGGCGTCGTACGCAGTGTCGGCGGCCGTGACATTCCCGTCGACTGCGACACCGTGCTGCTGCACGGCGACACCCCGGGCGCCATATCCCTCGCCCACCGCGTACGCGAGGATCTGCTTGCCGCCGGCGTCAAGATCACGGCCCTGGCCGACGTGCTCGACCACAAGGCCGCCTGA
- a CDS encoding MFS transporter: MSTVAAQPVPSTVDPRTARKVTLAGCVGIFAELYDNGIFGFMAGTLAVVFFPNTDNATAVQFVFLGYAVSFFFRPLGGIICGHIGDRIGRQRMLVFVIMLISVATAAIGILPTYASIGIAAPALLILLRVAQGFSVGGEAAGAMSFLAEHAPEGKRGLYTSYAQIASFLSLLTGTLIAAGLTSGLGSDRMESWGWRIPFLLAVPLGITGIYIRKRISDTPNFTRLQESGGLSKNPLKEAFSSAEHRRAMLLALFIPLMNGSGYYVLFGYMPTFMNTELNFSKVQGLLVTATSLVAICIAIPYMGRLSDRVGRKKVLASAAVAMAVAGIPCYLLIGTGSVPLAILGACIMAVVFAGHTGVIHILLVELFPTRVRYSAYGLGYNVSAALFGGTAPLLMTYLIDKTGNVNMPAFYAVVTALGTLIAVSRVQDRAHLPLRDA, encoded by the coding sequence ATGAGTACCGTGGCCGCTCAGCCGGTGCCAAGCACCGTCGATCCGAGAACCGCGCGCAAGGTCACCCTCGCCGGATGCGTCGGCATCTTCGCCGAGCTCTACGACAACGGCATCTTCGGCTTCATGGCGGGCACCCTGGCCGTCGTCTTCTTCCCGAACACGGACAACGCGACCGCCGTCCAGTTCGTCTTCCTCGGCTACGCGGTCTCGTTCTTCTTCCGCCCGCTCGGCGGCATCATCTGCGGGCACATCGGTGACCGTATCGGCCGTCAGCGCATGCTGGTCTTCGTCATCATGCTGATCAGCGTCGCGACGGCGGCGATCGGCATCCTCCCGACATACGCGAGCATCGGTATCGCAGCCCCCGCCCTGCTCATCCTGCTGCGCGTCGCGCAGGGCTTCTCGGTCGGCGGTGAGGCCGCCGGCGCGATGAGCTTCCTCGCCGAACACGCCCCCGAGGGCAAGCGGGGTCTCTACACCAGTTACGCCCAGATCGCCTCGTTCCTCTCCCTGCTCACCGGAACGCTGATCGCCGCCGGACTGACCAGCGGCCTCGGCTCGGACCGCATGGAGTCGTGGGGCTGGCGTATCCCGTTCCTGCTGGCCGTCCCGCTGGGCATCACCGGCATCTACATCCGCAAGCGCATCAGCGACACCCCCAACTTCACCCGCCTCCAGGAGAGCGGCGGCCTGTCGAAGAACCCGCTCAAGGAGGCCTTCTCCTCCGCCGAGCACCGCCGGGCGATGCTGCTCGCCCTGTTCATCCCGCTGATGAACGGCTCCGGCTACTACGTGCTGTTCGGCTACATGCCGACCTTCATGAACACCGAGCTGAACTTCAGCAAGGTGCAGGGGCTGCTCGTCACCGCGACCAGCCTGGTGGCCATCTGTATAGCGATCCCCTACATGGGCCGCCTCTCCGACCGCGTCGGGCGCAAGAAGGTCCTCGCGAGCGCCGCCGTCGCCATGGCGGTCGCCGGCATCCCCTGTTACCTGCTCATCGGCACCGGCAGCGTCCCGCTCGCCATCCTCGGCGCCTGCATCATGGCAGTCGTCTTCGCCGGCCACACCGGCGTCATTCACATCCTGCTCGTCGAACTCTTCCCCACCCGGGTGCGCTACTCCGCCTACGGGCTCGGCTACAACGTCTCCGCCGCCCTCTTCGGTGGCACGGCTCCCCTGCTGATGACCTACCTCATCGACAAGACCGGCAACGTCAACATGCCCGCCTTCTACGCGGTCGTCACCGCCCTCGGCACGCTCATCGCCGTGTCCCGGGTGCAGGACAGGGCACACCTGCCACTGCGCGACGCATAA
- a CDS encoding SDR family oxidoreductase — protein sequence MPFSDYKTALVTGASTGIGAVVVERLAKQGLEVHAVARNAERLDDLARRTGCTPHAVDITDTAALAETLRGLKVDVLVNNAGVSRTGNILTADEFAVDEQIAVNIQAVLHLVRLIMPGMVERDLGHIVNISSIAGVYNFGGNTIYHATKAAVHTLSRQLRVDGYGRRIRVTEICPGRVETEIFGRLLGDMEEAQRQFYDGYESLKPEDIADAIDFAIDSPRHVNIGHVEILPTFQVPGGLNFERREG from the coding sequence ATGCCCTTTTCCGACTACAAGACCGCCCTGGTGACGGGAGCCTCGACCGGAATCGGAGCGGTGGTCGTCGAGCGGCTCGCCAAACAAGGGCTCGAAGTCCACGCCGTCGCCCGTAACGCCGAGCGGCTCGACGACCTCGCCCGGCGTACGGGCTGCACCCCGCACGCCGTCGACATCACCGACACCGCCGCCCTCGCCGAGACCCTGCGCGGCCTCAAGGTCGACGTCCTGGTCAACAACGCCGGAGTCTCCCGCACCGGAAACATCCTCACCGCCGACGAGTTCGCCGTCGACGAGCAGATCGCCGTCAACATCCAGGCCGTACTGCACCTCGTGCGCCTGATCATGCCCGGAATGGTCGAACGCGACCTCGGGCACATCGTCAACATCAGCTCGATCGCCGGCGTCTACAACTTCGGCGGCAACACGATCTACCACGCCACCAAGGCGGCCGTGCACACGCTCTCCCGTCAACTCCGAGTCGACGGATACGGCCGCCGGATCCGCGTCACCGAGATCTGCCCGGGCCGGGTGGAAACGGAGATCTTCGGCCGTCTCCTCGGCGACATGGAAGAAGCACAGCGGCAGTTCTACGACGGCTACGAGTCGCTGAAGCCGGAGGACATCGCCGACGCCATCGACTTCGCGATCGACTCACCGCGCCACGTGAACATCGGCCATGTGGAGATCCTGCCGACGTTCCAGGTGCCGGGCGGCCTCAACTTCGAGCGGAGGGAGGGCTGA
- a CDS encoding IS3 family transposase: MHAELRRLGQAVNRKRVERVMRERQIAGVARRRRGFVRAPAGLGPVLISPRRRVSGLYSRKRSALGSGSTGRPPAPRCSCSSRQGHLRYTSAPTHSSCRSSTDLSE, encoded by the coding sequence GTGCACGCCGAGCTGCGGCGGCTGGGCCAGGCTGTCAACCGCAAGCGGGTGGAACGGGTGATGCGCGAACGCCAGATCGCCGGCGTCGCGCGCCGAAGACGCGGCTTCGTCAGAGCACCGGCAGGACTGGGTCCTGTTTTGATATCGCCGCGGCGGAGAGTTTCTGGGCTGTACTCAAGGAAGAGATCGGCACTCGGATCTGGCTCGACCGGGCGACCGCCCGCGCCGAGGTGTTCATGTTCATCAAGACAGGGCCACCTACGCTACACCTCAGCACCGACGCATAGTAGTTGTCGGTCTTCGACAGACCTTTCAGAGTGA
- a CDS encoding alpha/beta hydrolase: MYTRRTSRPNRPLRAGGALLAAVALLAAGCSSGGSSTAATAVDGGPALGALPRATPSVLTSYYEQKLSWRDCEIPGFQCATMKAPLDYAQPGEGDIRLAVSRRKATGPGERLGSLLVNPGGPGGSAVGYVQGYAGIGYPAEVRARYDMVAVDPRGVAGSEPVECLTGRQMDTYTQTDLTPDDTGETGELVAAYKRFAEGCGQRAPRLLRHVSTVEAARDMDILRAVLGDEKLTYVGASYGTFLGATYAGLFPERVGRLVLDGALDPTLPAHRLNQEQTAGFETAFQAFAKDCVKRKDCVLGSTPARVAENLRAFFERLDTRSLPTGDAGGRRLGESLATTGVIAAMYDEGAWPRLRQALTEAIGKDDGAGLLALSDSYFERGPDGTYSNLMYANAAVNCLDLPAAYNTPEEVERALPEFEKASPVFGRALAWASLNCAYWPVKPTGGPHRIEAKGAAPIVVVGTTRDPATPYRWAQALASQLSSARLLTHDGDGHTAYGRGSACVDSAINAYLLRGTPPADGKRCSAS, from the coding sequence ATGTACACCAGGCGTACTTCCCGGCCGAATCGGCCCCTGCGGGCCGGCGGCGCGTTGCTCGCTGCCGTCGCGCTGCTCGCCGCGGGCTGCTCCTCCGGCGGTTCCAGTACGGCGGCCACGGCGGTGGACGGGGGGCCCGCCCTCGGCGCGCTGCCCCGGGCGACACCGTCGGTGCTGACCTCGTACTACGAGCAGAAGCTGAGCTGGCGCGACTGCGAGATCCCCGGTTTCCAGTGCGCCACGATGAAGGCGCCCCTCGACTACGCGCAGCCGGGCGAGGGCGACATCAGGCTGGCCGTCTCGCGGAGGAAGGCGACCGGGCCGGGTGAGCGGCTCGGCTCCCTGCTGGTCAATCCGGGCGGGCCCGGCGGGTCGGCCGTCGGGTATGTGCAGGGGTACGCGGGCATCGGCTACCCGGCCGAGGTGCGGGCCCGGTACGACATGGTGGCCGTCGACCCCCGGGGCGTGGCCGGCAGCGAGCCGGTCGAATGTCTCACCGGGCGCCAGATGGACACGTACACGCAGACGGACCTCACCCCGGACGACACGGGGGAGACGGGGGAGCTGGTCGCCGCGTACAAACGGTTCGCGGAGGGGTGCGGGCAGCGGGCGCCGCGGCTGCTGCGGCACGTCTCCACGGTCGAGGCGGCCCGGGACATGGACATCCTGCGGGCCGTCCTGGGCGACGAGAAGCTGACGTACGTCGGCGCCTCGTACGGGACGTTCCTCGGGGCGACGTACGCGGGGCTGTTCCCCGAGCGCGTCGGCCGGCTGGTGCTGGACGGCGCGCTGGACCCGACGCTGCCCGCCCACCGGCTCAACCAGGAGCAGACGGCGGGCTTCGAGACGGCGTTCCAGGCGTTCGCGAAGGACTGCGTGAAGCGGAAGGACTGTGTGCTGGGGAGTACGCCCGCACGGGTCGCCGAGAATCTGCGCGCGTTCTTCGAGCGGCTGGACACGCGGTCGCTCCCGACCGGTGACGCGGGTGGCCGACGGCTCGGCGAGTCCCTGGCCACCACGGGGGTGATCGCGGCGATGTACGACGAGGGCGCCTGGCCCCGGCTGCGCCAGGCGCTCACCGAGGCAATCGGGAAGGACGACGGCGCCGGTCTGCTCGCCCTCTCGGACAGCTACTTCGAACGCGGCCCCGACGGCACCTACTCCAACCTGATGTACGCCAACGCCGCCGTGAACTGTCTCGACCTCCCGGCCGCCTACAACACCCCCGAGGAGGTCGAACGAGCCCTCCCCGAGTTCGAGAAGGCGTCCCCGGTGTTCGGCCGGGCCCTCGCGTGGGCCTCCCTGAACTGCGCGTACTGGCCGGTGAAGCCGACGGGCGGACCGCACCGTATCGAAGCGAAGGGCGCCGCCCCGATCGTCGTCGTCGGCACCACGCGCGACCCCGCCACCCCCTACCGCTGGGCCCAGGCCCTCGCGTCGCAGCTCTCCTCCGCCCGCCTCCTCACCCATGACGGCGACGGCCACACCGCCTACGGCCGCGGCAGCGCCTGCGTCGACTCCGCGATCAACGCCTACCTCCTCCGCGGCACGCCCCCGGCCGATGGAAAGCGCTGCTCAGCCTCCTGA
- a CDS encoding allophanate hydrolase subunit 1: MDTSLATVDSGVVIVDCGDSAVVARAIGMDAERGWQVVHALADALDAVRLDGVHGIVPTYDSLLVEFDCTDTDHETVRRVLRHEADRLGEGPVRPSRTRRFVVPVVYGGEFGPDLPVVAEQLGLSEREVVELHCGADLTVRCLGAPAGAPMMDGPAFPRPVPRLASPRTRVLPGSVAVAGRQAVICPMPSPGGWPLIGRTPLRVLEDLDADPLTAYRPGDTFRFVPIAPEQWDDHANRPLAASHG; encoded by the coding sequence ATGGACACCAGCCTCGCCACCGTGGACAGCGGCGTCGTGATCGTGGACTGCGGCGACTCGGCCGTCGTGGCCAGGGCCATCGGCATGGATGCCGAGCGCGGCTGGCAGGTCGTGCACGCCCTGGCCGACGCGCTCGACGCGGTGCGGCTCGACGGGGTGCACGGCATCGTGCCCACCTATGACTCGCTGCTCGTCGAGTTCGACTGCACCGATACCGATCACGAAACGGTACGGCGCGTCCTGCGGCACGAGGCCGACCGGCTTGGCGAGGGTCCGGTGCGGCCGTCCAGGACACGGCGGTTCGTCGTCCCGGTGGTGTATGGCGGCGAGTTCGGCCCCGATCTGCCCGTTGTCGCCGAGCAGCTAGGGCTGAGCGAGCGGGAGGTCGTGGAGCTGCACTGCGGTGCGGATCTCACCGTCCGCTGCCTCGGCGCACCGGCGGGTGCTCCGATGATGGACGGACCTGCGTTCCCCCGGCCCGTACCGCGGCTGGCGTCGCCACGGACGCGGGTGCTGCCCGGGTCGGTCGCGGTGGCCGGACGGCAGGCCGTGATCTGCCCGATGCCGTCGCCCGGCGGCTGGCCCCTGATCGGCCGCACTCCCCTGCGCGTCCTCGAAGATCTCGACGCCGACCCGCTGACGGCGTACCGGCCCGGCGACACCTTCCGCTTCGTACCGATCGCACCCGAGCAGTGGGACGACCACGCGAACCGGCCCCTGGCGGCGTCGCATGGCTGA